The following are encoded in a window of Salmo trutta chromosome 27, fSalTru1.1, whole genome shotgun sequence genomic DNA:
- the LOC115164966 gene encoding cysteine dioxygenase type 1: protein MEKTEVMKPKSLDDLIKLLHKLFESDKINVDEVKQIMEAYDSNLQEWKQFAMFDPTRYTRNLVDEGNGKFNLILLCWGEGQGSSIHDHTDSHCFMKMLQGQLKETLFEWPNNKTQDVGDMVQKSQRILTENQCAYINDSLGLHRVENDSHTEGSVSLHLYSPPFDTCQTFDERTGHKNTAKMTFWSKFGKRTQSETTVSQENN from the exons ATGGAGAAAACCGAAGTGATGAAACCAAAAAGTCTTGATGACCTGATCAAATTGCTGCATAAACTCTTTGAAAGTGACAAAATCAATGTGGATGAGGTGAAACAAATAATGGAGGCATATGACAGCAATCTACAGGAGTGGAAGCAATTTGCAATGTTTGACCCGACCAG GTATACAAGGAACCTGGTGGATGAAGGGAACGGAAAGTTCAACCTCATTTTACTCTGTTGGGGAGAGGGTCAGGGCAg CAGTATCCATGACCACACAGACTCCCACTGTTTCATGAAGATGCTGCAAGGCCAACTGAAGGAGACGTTGTTTGAATGGCCCAATAACAAAACACAGGATGTTGGTGACATGGTTCAGAAATCTCAGAGAATTCTGACAGAAAACCAGTGTGCCTACATCAATG ATTCCCTTGGGTTGCACAGAGTAGAGAACGACAGTCACACCGAAGGTTCGGTCAGTTTGCACCTGTACAGTCCACCCTTCGATACCTGCCAGACTTTTGACGAGCGCACAGGACACAAGAACACTGCCAAGATGACGTTCTGGAGCAAATTTGGAAAGAGGACTCAATCT